A genomic window from Eptesicus fuscus isolate TK198812 chromosome 19, DD_ASM_mEF_20220401, whole genome shotgun sequence includes:
- the RAD21 gene encoding double-strand-break repair protein rad21 homolog: MFYAHFVLSKRGPLAKIWLAAHWDKKLTKAHVFECNLESSVESIISPKVKMALRTSGHLLLGVVRIYHRKAKYLLADCNEAFIKIKMAFRPGVVDLPEENREAAYNAITLPEEFHDFDQPLPDLDDIDVAQQFSLNQSRVEEITMREEVGNISILQENDFGDFGMDDREIMREGSAFEDDDMLVSTSASNLLLEPEQSTSNLNEKINHLEYEDQYKDDNFGEGNDGGILDDKLISNNDGGIFDDPPALSETGVMLPEQPAHDDMDEDDNVSMGGGPDSPDSVDPVEPMPTMTDQTTLVPNEEEAFALEPIDITVKETKAKRKRKLIVDSVKELDSKTIRAQLSDYSDIVTTLDLAPPTKKLMMWKETGGVEKLFSLPAQPLWNNRLLKLFTRCLTPLVPEDLRKRRKGGEADNLDEFLKEFENPEVPREEQQQQQQQRDVIDEPILEEPSRLQESVMETSRTNLDESAMPPPPPQGVKRKAGQIDPEPVIPPQQVEQMEIPPVELPPEEPPNICQLIPELELLPEKEKEKEKEKEEEEEEEDEDASGGDQDQEERRWNKRTQQMLHGLQRALAKTGAESISLLELCRNTNRKQAAAKFYSFLVLKKQQAIELTQEEPYSDIIATPGPRFHII; encoded by the exons GTGAAGATGGCACTCCGAACATCAGGACATCTCTTACTGGGAGTAGTTCGAATCTATCACAGAAAAGCCAAATATCTCCTTGCAGACTGTAATGAAGCATTCATTAAGATAAAGATGGCTTTTCGACCAG GTGTTGTTGACCTGCCTGAGGAAAATCGAGAAGCCGCCTACAATGCCATTACTTTACCTGAAGAATTTCATGActttgatcagccattgcctgaCTTAGa TGACATTGATGTGGCCCAGCAGTTCAGCCTGAACCAGAGTAGAGTGGAAGAGATAACCATGAGAGAAGAAGTTGGGAACATCAGTATCCTACAAGAAAATGATTTTG GTGACTTTGGAATGGATGACCGAGAGATAATGCGAGAAGGCAGTGCTTTTGAGGACGATGACATGTTAGTAAGCACTAGTGCTTCTAACCTCCTGTTAGAGCCTGAGCAGAGCACCAGCAATCTGAATGAGAAAATTAACCATTTAGAGTATGAAGACCAATACAAGGATGACAACTTCGGAGAAGGAAATGATGGTGGCATATTAG ATGACAAACTCATTAGTAATAATGATGGCGGTATCTTTGATGATCCTCCTGCCCTTTCGGAGACGGGGGTTATGTTGCCAGAACAGCCTGCACATGATGATATGGATGAGGATGATAATGTGTCAA tGGGTGGTGGGCCTGATAGTCCTGATTCAGTGGATCCTGTCGAACCAATGCCAACTATGACTGATCAAACAACACTTGTTCCGAATGAGGAAGAAGCCTTTGCTTTGGAACCTATCGATATCACTG tcaaagaaacaaaagccaagagaaagaggaagttaATTGTTGACAGTGTCAAAGAGTTGGATAGTAAGACCATTAGAGCCCAACTTAGTGATTATTCTGACATTGTTACAACTTTGGATCTGGCACCACCCACCAAGAAATTGATGATGTGGAAAGAGACAGGGGGAGTGGAAAAACTCTTCTCTTTACCTGCCCAGCCTTTATGGAATAACAGACTACTGAAG CTCTTTACACGCTGTCTTACACCTCTAGTTCCAGAAGATCTtagaaaaaggaggaaaggaggagaggctgATAATTTGGATGAATTCCTCAAAGAATTTGAAAATCCAGAGGTTCCCAGAGAGgaacagcaacagcagcagcagcaacgtGATGTTATCG ATGAGCCCATTTTGGAAGAGCCAAGCCGCCTCCAGGAGTCAGTGATGGAGACCAGCAGAACAAATCTGGATGAGTCAGCCATGCCCCCACCGCCACCTCAGGGAGTTAAGCGAAAAGCAGGACAAATTGACCCAGAGCCTGTGATCCCT cctcAGCAAGTAGAGCAGATGGAAATACCTCCTGTAGAACTGCCGCCAGAAGAGCCTCCAAATATCTGTCAATTAATTCCAGAGTTAGAGCTTCTCccggaaaaagaaaaggagaaagagaaggagaaagaagaagaggaagaggaggag GATGAAGATGCTTCGGGGGGTGATCAGGATCAAGAAGAAAGAAGATGGAATAAAAGAACTCAGCAGATGCTTCATGGTCTTCAG cgagCTCTTGCTAAAACTGGAGCCGAATCTATCAGTTTGCTTGAGTTATGTCGAAACACAAACAGAAAGCAAGCTGCAGCAAAATTCTACAGTTTCTTGGTTCTTAAAAAGCAGCAAGCTATTGAGCTGACACAGGAAGAACCATACAGTGACATCATCGCAACACCTGGACCAAGGTTTCACATTATTTGA